GTTAAGACGGGCGACTCCTCGTTATCTGTGCGACAAACTTTAGACTGAGGTTCAACTCTGAAACCAGATTCTGCTGTCAGAAGCGACACAGCAGTGACTTGCTGGATGACTTGCCATGGTCAGTACAGTACATGGCGATCGGCCCCCATCTGGAATGCTGTTTCACCTCGAAAATAAAACTACTAGGGATATGTTTATGGCTTTTCATGCAACCACAATAATATGAGTTTTACCTTGCACATCGGGGATGCTTCCttgctttattgtgtgtgttgactAACCCTATTAAACACCAAAGTCATTCAACAACACAACAAGCCAACCCATTACGCAGCGGTTCGACCATCCACTCTGTTCAGCACCTGTATGTAACATTACAGTGTTGGTCCAGAGCGACTGGTGGCTTTCATACAGCCTACACTTAAAGCTAGAGTTTGTAGCCTTAATTTAAGAAGTTTGCAGAATATATTGAAATTATCCGATTAAAATACCATTAAAGCGACTTTCCAATGGAAGTAGCTAACCGTTCTTGCTCAAAGTCGCtaaaacttgaaaaaaatagcCAAGGTGGTAACAGTGACAATCCGTTTCTTCAGGCCCCCATCGCCAAcaccaaaaaataaatccaatagAAAAGTACACTGAGCATGAAGACCATCAGCAACTAACAGGGCTATTTCTTGTACTCACTGCTGTCGAGCTAGCAGCTTGTGAATGACGCCGGTCACGTGCAGTGAGTGCGCGCAGACAGATATGTCAGATAGTTTGGCACGTATAGGCTTCATGATTGGACACACTTATTACAGCCATGCCACAACCACATATGCCTacgttttaatatttaataattgcCGTCGGGTCGTaaagagaattaaaaaaaactgttttgggAGAAGATTAAACcaccaaatatttaaaagtattaattTATTTAGATAGACTTTTCTTTTAGCGGGCTTATTGAGGTTGCCCTGTCCATAACAACACAATGGCTTTgctgtttcctcctttttctttctttctagtACTTATAGTCTCATATAGTATAATGTAAAACTCTTTTGATGCGCAGGGGCTCAAGAGGACGATTGCCTGCATGGACGAAGAATATCCTCGCACAAAGGCCAGTATTAACAACAGATCACATCTGAGGCAGATTCTACACATGGAGGGGCTCTATCGAAATAATAAAGTAAGTTTTGCAGCTGGATATTGGCTGCTGTGATGTGGATTACATAAAGAACAAGTGTGTTGCTAACTTCTCTGTTGTTGCAGGTTCAGAACACCCCCTTGAAAACATTACTCGAGATTATTGTCAAGCATCATATTGAGGGGCAGGACAAGACCCCCAGCAATGAAAGTTATCCCCGTCAGTCTGATCAAGCTAAGAGCTGGATTTCTAATTCTCCTGCAGAAACAGCGATGaatgacacaaaaacagatGAGAGCACAACGGCTTTTGTTATTGGGAAACACAACAAATTAAGGTATTTCACAAGTTTAGTTTTGATCattattttgcctttaaaaaaataaataagtttaAACAAATGTGATTTATCTCTCTTACAGATCTGATATAGGAGACTTCCGCCCTTCTCAACTTGAAACAGACCCACTGTCCAGCCAATATCAAACAGGTTTCTGGGCCTATGACTTAGAAGAACAAAAAGACCAGCCACTGAGGGCTTCCCTCCACGACAATGAACGCCTCACCAGAGCTGAAACTGAGAAAAAGCTTTCCATGATTACTGAGAGCACCCAAAGGAACAGAAGTAATCGAATTAGACGTGGAATGATGGCTGGACCAATAGCTAGCACAGCTCAGGTGCTGGACTACTGATGCAGAATACAATGTGTTCATCCCATACTCATCACATTACTCATATTCATAACATTTGtcattaattatgttttttttctttcaggaatcaaacaaaaaaaggcagactCGAAAGCTTGAAGGGTCCCAGCCGCTGCTAAAAAGAGATGAAGACAACAGGCAGTGTAAGGACGGGGTTTTAGTGGCGGGCAAACGTCAAAAAAGCCCAGAAAGCAGCCAAACACAAATACGCTCAGCTAACTGTGTTGAAGGGCAATGGGAGATGTGGAGTGAACCCGAAAGACTGCAGAGGGAGAACAGCTTTGACAAAGCTCAACAAGACGTACGGAAGACTACAAAGTAAATAGCTTTAAGCTGCTAACAGTAGTGATTCTGTTGATACTTCTCTGTGGATTTGTTATACTGTTTACGTTGTTTCCTATCACGTTCATCATAAGTTACCTACCTTGTGTCTGTTTCTCAGAGTGAAGTCTTTGTCCAGTCCAACTGTGGCAGATTTGGATGTGTCTGAGATGGTTTTAGGTCAGTACTCTGAAAAAAGAGgctgtgttttgtatttgttaccTCATATTTGTGGAAGCTGATGGTGTTGTTAATCGAATTCCAGATGacattgatgatgatgatgatgatgacgatcTGGGAGAACTCTCCAAAGTGTCCTTTCAGCGGACTGTCCCAGAGCACAGCCATGCAGGCCACCCCATGGACCAACACACCGCCATGGTTTGTGATTTACACCAGCAGTACTGAAAAATGCTGTGGAGTTTCTGTGGTTGCCTTTGATTTTCGGTTtatttgctgttgttgtttttttcccaggaATTGAAAGCTGTTCTTCTGGGTACCAGCCTAAATTGTTTCAGTGTTGAATGGAGAAATCAGGGTCTCACGTTCTCAGAAACACATGATCTGAGATACGGAATCGTGCAGAAAAAGGTTGGCTTCAATGTTCCATCCCACTGCAATAATGTACAAAAAACGGATTTCCATATGATTTATTGATTTGCGGTATTATgctctctgtttatttattttctaggGTGGTCCTTGTGGAGTTCTGGCATCCTTCCAAGCCTTTGTTCTAAAGAAACTGCTGTTTGAATACACTGAAAGCAGTAGTATAGGCCTTCAGTACGTCACTCTTCAAATCACAGCTTTGATCCTCAATGTTAACCTCTGAATGCCCTGCTGTAATCACACAGATGCTTTTTCACATCAAGGCATGCTTTGTAGCCTATGTTAAGTACTAAGTATCTGCATTTAACTGTATTACCACACCACACTAACTGCTTTCTACTCAAATGCCACTTTGTTCTCAGGAGGTTAAGACCTTCTAATTCTACCAGAAG
This DNA window, taken from Eleginops maclovinus isolate JMC-PN-2008 ecotype Puerto Natales chromosome 9, JC_Emac_rtc_rv5, whole genome shotgun sequence, encodes the following:
- the mindy4 gene encoding probable ubiquitin carboxyl-terminal hydrolase MINDY-4 isoform X2 codes for the protein MVVSAEEVASSVVREYLNRKGLKRTIACMDEEYPRTKASINNRSHLRQILHMEGLYRNNKVQNTPLKTLLEIIVKHHIEGQDKTPSNESYPRQSDQAKSWISNSPAETAMNDTKTDESTTAFVIGKHNKLRSDIGDFRPSQLETDPLSSQYQTGFWAYDLEEQKDQPLRASLHDNERLTRAETEKKLSMITESTQRNRSNRIRRGMMAGPIASTAQESNKKRQTRKLEGSQPLLKRDEDNRQCKDGVLVAGKRQKSPESSQTQIRSANCVEGQWEMWSEPERLQRENSFDKAQQDVRKTTKVKSLSSPTVADLDVSEMVLDDIDDDDDDDDLGELSKVSFQRTVPEHSHAGHPMDQHTAMELKAVLLGTSLNCFSVEWRNQGLTFSETHDLRYGIVQKKGGPCGVLASFQAFVLKKLLFEYTESSSIGLQRLRPSNSTRRKCLVLATAEILWRAGEENQATIAINSGRNHFTPAGYYKSEGVLEKITCFTVDNFMDLQSLLERHIDQFETGALGCLLLSISAVLSRTVEKVREDMDVHTNTLIGAHGYCTQLVNLLLCGRAVSNVFDNDIELDSGNGNMTLLKGVKDHCDVGLLSLFEHYNICKVGAYLKTPRYPIWVVCSESHFSVLFGLQRELLTDQDKGLEFDLYYYDGLANQQEEIRLTVFVGKSSLSDQDVDTDLIPPLEHCIRTRWKDAFVNWNDTEPIL
- the mindy4 gene encoding probable ubiquitin carboxyl-terminal hydrolase MINDY-4 isoform X1 gives rise to the protein MVVSAEEVASSVVREYLNRKGLKRTIACMDEEYPRTKASINNRSHLRQILHMEGLYRNNKVQNTPLKTLLEIIVKHHIEGQDKTPSNESYPRQSDQAKSWISNSPAETAMNDTKTDESTTAFVIGKHNKLRSDIGDFRPSQLETDPLSSQYQTGFWAYDLEEQKDQPLRASLHDNERLTRAETEKKLSMITESTQRNRSNRIRRGMMAGPIASTAQESNKKRQTRKLEGSQPLLKRDEDNRQCKDGVLVAGKRQKSPESSQTQIRSANCVEGQWEMWSEPERLQRENSFDKAQQDVRKTTKVKSLSSPTVADLDVSEMVLDDIDDDDDDDDLGELSKVSFQRTVPEHSHAGHPMDQHTAMELKAVLLGTSLNCFSVEWRNQGLTFSETHDLRYGIVQKKGGPCGVLASFQAFVLKKLLFEYTESSSIGLQRLRPSNSTRRKCLVLATAEILWRAGEENQATIAINSGRNHFTPAGYYKSEGVLEKITCFTVDNFMDLQSLLERHIDQFETGALGCLLLSISAVLSRTVEKVREDMDVHTNTLIGAHGYCTQELVNLLLCGRAVSNVFDNDIELDSGNGNMTLLKGVKDHCDVGLLSLFEHYNICKVGAYLKTPRYPIWVVCSESHFSVLFGLQRELLTDQDKGLEFDLYYYDGLANQQEEIRLTVFVGKSSLSDQDVDTDLIPPLEHCIRTRWKDAFVNWNDTEPIL
- the mindy4 gene encoding probable ubiquitin carboxyl-terminal hydrolase MINDY-4 isoform X3 is translated as MVVSAEEVASSVVREYLNRKGLKRTIACMDEEYPRTKASINNRSHLRQILHMEGLYRNNKVQNTPLKTLLEIIVKHHIEGQDKTPSNESYPRQSDQAKSWISNSPAETAMNDTKTDESTTAFVIGKHNKLRSDIGDFRPSQLETDPLSSQYQTGFWAYDLEEQKDQPLRASLHDNERLTRAETEKKLSMITESTQRNRSNRIRRGMMAGPIASTAQESNKKRQTRKLEGSQPLLKRDEDNRQCKDGVLVAGKRQKSPESSQTQIRSANCVEGQWEMWSEPERLQRENSFDKAQQDVRKTTKVKSLSSPTVADLDVSEMVLDDIDDDDDDDDLGELSKVSFQRTVPEHSHAGHPMDQHTAMELKAVLLGTSLNCFSVEWRNQGLTFSETHDLRYGIVQKKGGPCGVLASFQAFVLKKLLFEYTESSSIGLQRLRPSNSTRRKCLVLATAEILWRAGEENQATIAINSGRNHFTPAGYYKSEGVLEKITCFTVDNFMDLQSLLERHIDQFETGALGCLLLSISAVLSRTVEKVREDMDVHTNTLIGAHGYCTQELVNLLLCGRAVSNVFDNDIELDSGNGNMTLLKGVKDHCDVGLLSLFEHYNICKELT